From the genome of Mixophyes fleayi isolate aMixFle1 chromosome 2, aMixFle1.hap1, whole genome shotgun sequence, one region includes:
- the LOC142140565 gene encoding uncharacterized protein LOC142140565, with amino-acid sequence MSPSPVTKAGFPNLLSLFLSMYFHTPPSLSLSPPPHSLSPLLFPFSFFLPLLFPPFLTSSLSLSLLPPLSLSSSLPFSPPPTHSLSLSHPLSLSPLPSLSHHLTLLLFLTSSLSHSLSISLPFSPPPSLSLSLSLSPLPSLSHHLTLPPSLSLSLSSSLPFSPPPSLSLSLSLLFPPFLTTSLSLSLSLPPLPSLSHHLPPLSLSSSLPFSPPHSPSLSHLLPVTLSLSTSLPFSPPPTSPLSLSSSLHFSPPPTHSLSLTPSLSPLPSLSHHLTLPPFLTSSLSLSLSLSPLPSLSHHLSLSLSLSLFLSLLFPPFLTTSLSLPPLSLSSSLSLSPPPCLSLSLSFSPLPSLYHLLPVTLSLSLSLLFPLFITSSLSLSLSLPLPLSLPHVSSCILLIEASNERYLVFIRLVATAII; translated from the exons ATGTCACCATCCCCCGTAACTAAAGCAGGGTTTCCTAaccttttatctttatttttaagcATGTACTTCCACACACCCCCCTCTCTAtcactctctccccctcctcactctctctctccactcctcTTCCCTTTCTCCTTCTTCcttcctctcctcttccctccctttctcacctcctccctctctctctctctcttaccccctctctctctctcctcttccctccctttctcaccacctcccactcactctctctctctctctcaccccctctctctctctcctcttccctccctttCTCACCACCTCACTCTCCTTCTCTTTCTCACCTCCTCCCTGTCACACTCTCTCTCCATTTCCCTCCCTTTCTCaccacctccctctctctctctctctctctctctttctcctcttccctccctttctcaccacctcactctccctccctctctctctctctctctctcctcttccctccctttctcaccacctccctctctctctctctctctctctctcctcttccctccctttctcaccacctccctctctctctctctctctctccctcctcttccctccctttctcaccacctcccccctctctctctctcctcttccctccctttCTCACCACCTCACTCACCTTCTCTTTCTCACCTCCtccctgtcactctctctctctccacttccctccctttctcaccacctcc cacatcccccctctctctctcctcttccctccatTTCTCACCACCTcccactcactctctctctctcaccccctctctctctcctcttccctccctttctcaccacctcactctccctccctttctcaccTCCTCCCtgtcactctctctgtctctctctcctcttccctccctttctcaccacctctctctctctctctctctctctctctttctctctctcctcttccctccctttctcaccacctcactctccctcccccctctctctctctcctcttccctctctttatCACctcctccctgtctctctctctctctctctttctctcctcttccctctctttatCACCTCCtccctgtcactctctctctctctctctctctcctcttccctctctttatCACCTCCtccctgtcactctct ctctctctccctctccctctctccctcccccacgTAAGTAGCTGCATTCTGCTCATTGAGGCTTCTAATGAAAGGTATTTGGTCTTTATAAGACTTGTGGCAACAGCTATTATCTGA